The Hymenobacter sp. DG01 genome has a segment encoding these proteins:
- a CDS encoding TIGR01777 family oxidoreductase codes for MSRKVLITGGTGMIGTRLAEMLIDAGYEVALLSRTPGNGRYRSFRWDPLAGTIDEAAVPYADYIINLAGSSVSDGKWTQERKREILSSRLAGTQLMARELATGNHHVQAFISASAIGIYGDRDDTLVTEETTPAPDDFLAEVCRQWEAAAQSVAADGIRTAIFRIGIVLSPEGGALVPLARTVKLMAGAPLGSGRQYMSWIHLDDLCRLFIQAMEEPQWQGTFNAVAPTPVTNKEFTETLAAVLHRPLVLPKVPEFGLKLVMGEMSEIVLASQRVSAEKTLQQGFRFEFPTLREALESFYGEQ; via the coding sequence ATGTCGCGCAAAGTTTTGATTACCGGGGGCACCGGTATGATTGGCACCCGCCTCGCCGAAATGCTTATTGATGCCGGCTACGAAGTGGCCTTGCTGAGCCGCACACCCGGCAATGGGCGCTACCGCAGCTTCCGCTGGGATCCGCTGGCCGGTACCATTGACGAAGCCGCCGTACCCTACGCCGACTACATTATTAATCTGGCGGGCAGTAGCGTATCGGATGGCAAATGGACCCAGGAGCGCAAACGCGAAATTCTGTCGAGCCGCCTGGCGGGTACCCAGCTGATGGCGCGAGAGCTGGCCACCGGCAACCACCACGTGCAAGCCTTCATTTCGGCCTCAGCCATAGGCATCTACGGCGACCGGGACGATACCCTGGTAACAGAAGAAACTACTCCGGCTCCGGATGATTTTCTGGCCGAGGTATGCCGACAGTGGGAAGCTGCCGCGCAGAGCGTAGCGGCTGACGGCATCCGCACGGCTATTTTCCGGATTGGCATTGTACTGAGCCCCGAGGGTGGTGCTCTGGTGCCGCTGGCCCGCACCGTGAAGCTGATGGCCGGCGCCCCCCTGGGCTCGGGCCGGCAGTACATGTCCTGGATTCACCTCGATGACCTGTGCCGGCTCTTTATTCAAGCCATGGAAGAGCCCCAGTGGCAGGGCACCTTCAATGCCGTGGCCCCTACCCCCGTCACGAATAAAGAGTTTACCGAAACCCTGGCGGCCGTGCTGCACCGCCCCCTGGTGCTACCGAAAGTACCTGAGTTCGGGCTGAAGCTGGTGATGGGTGAGATGAGCGAAATTGTGCTGGCCTCCCAGCGGGTAAGTGCTGAGAAGACGCTGCAACAGGGCTTCCGGTTCGAGTTTCCGACCCTGCGGGAAGCTCTGGAGTCGTTTTACGGAGAGCAGTAG
- the folE gene encoding GTP cyclohydrolase I FolE gives MDNTAAAAAAADGAANRPAVDAQLPADLRTPLRPDAFQLSDEEKITAISGHFREIMEILGLDLTDDSLSGTPKRVAKMYVQEWFKGLDPKHRPDVKLFENRYQYQNMLVERDITLFSCCEHHFVPIIGKAHVAYLPGEHVVGLSKLNRVVQYFARRPQVQERLTRQIAEELKNTLRTNDVAVLIEADHLCVMSRGVNDTSSSTLTAEYGGAFGRDDALRQEFLRLLGK, from the coding sequence ATGGATAACACCGCTGCTGCGGCTGCTGCCGCGGACGGCGCCGCTAACCGTCCCGCCGTTGATGCTCAATTACCGGCCGACCTGCGCACCCCCCTTCGCCCTGATGCTTTCCAGCTCAGCGACGAGGAAAAGATTACAGCCATTTCGGGTCACTTCCGGGAAATCATGGAGATTCTTGGTTTGGACCTGACAGATGACAGCCTGAGCGGCACCCCGAAGCGGGTAGCGAAAATGTACGTGCAGGAGTGGTTCAAGGGCCTCGACCCCAAGCACCGCCCCGACGTGAAGCTGTTTGAGAACCGCTACCAGTACCAGAACATGCTGGTGGAGCGCGACATCACGCTGTTTTCGTGTTGTGAGCACCACTTTGTGCCCATTATCGGGAAGGCCCACGTGGCTTACCTGCCCGGCGAGCATGTAGTGGGGCTGAGCAAGCTTAACCGGGTAGTACAGTACTTTGCCCGCCGCCCCCAGGTGCAGGAACGCCTGACGCGCCAGATTGCCGAGGAACTCAAAAATACCCTGCGCACTAATGACGTGGCCGTACTGATTGAGGCCGACCACCTCTGCGTAATGAGCCGCGGCGTGAACGACACGAGCAGCAGTACACTTACGGCCGAATACGGGGGCGCTTTCGGGCGCGACGATGCCTTGCGGCAGGAATTTCTGCGGCTGCTTGGCAAATAA
- a CDS encoding 6-carboxytetrahydropterin synthase yields the protein MPITVCRKEHFNAAHRLHNPSWSEEQNQDTFGKCNNPHYHGHNYELIVRLTGEIDPATGYVYDMKRLSDLIKREILDTFDHRNLNLDTEEFRHLNPTAENIAVVIWNRLRLHVEEHLTLSVTLYETERNFVEYHG from the coding sequence ATGCCTATTACCGTCTGCCGCAAGGAACATTTCAACGCCGCTCATCGCCTGCACAATCCGTCCTGGAGCGAAGAGCAGAACCAGGACACGTTTGGCAAGTGCAACAACCCTCACTATCACGGACATAACTACGAGTTGATTGTGCGCCTGACCGGCGAGATTGACCCGGCTACTGGCTATGTATATGATATGAAGCGGTTGAGCGACCTGATCAAACGCGAGATTCTGGATACCTTTGACCACCGGAATCTGAATCTGGATACGGAGGAGTTTCGCCACCTCAATCCTACGGCCGAAAATATTGCAGTAGTGATTTGGAACCGGCTGCGCCTCCACGTAGAAGAGCACCTGACCCTGTCGGTCACGCTGTATGAGACCGAACGCAATTTTGTAGAATACCATGGATAA
- a CDS encoding DNA repair ATPase, with protein sequence MKRGVLFSLLLMLATSVTSLAQKSPVDETDMAVKGIPRKGQRVSVQLDSKRVEESWKKQLDEQFGSKVKADKGVYTMDGVVIESVSKTPVRVISKVDAVPTGTTIWWSIDLGNAYLGKEATPVQWKAAEGYLKDFARKLYREDLAVQVAEAEKALVSSQNNHMAVIAKADAIKKDIEKNKARKIEIQQQLAQNAAELQQYNNQVDMNLKEQEAARADIVNMRVALEAVKERMNKIE encoded by the coding sequence ATGAAACGAGGCGTACTCTTCTCTCTGCTGCTGATGTTGGCAACGTCGGTGACTAGCCTGGCGCAAAAGTCGCCTGTTGACGAAACGGATATGGCCGTAAAAGGCATTCCGCGCAAAGGGCAGCGTGTTTCTGTGCAGCTGGACAGCAAGCGCGTAGAAGAATCCTGGAAAAAGCAGTTGGACGAGCAGTTCGGCAGCAAAGTAAAAGCCGACAAAGGCGTGTACACCATGGACGGAGTCGTAATCGAATCCGTTTCCAAAACCCCGGTGCGTGTTATCAGCAAAGTTGACGCCGTGCCGACGGGTACTACCATCTGGTGGTCGATTGACCTGGGCAATGCTTACCTGGGCAAAGAAGCTACCCCGGTGCAGTGGAAAGCTGCCGAGGGCTACCTGAAGGATTTCGCCCGGAAGCTCTACCGCGAAGACTTGGCCGTACAGGTTGCCGAAGCTGAAAAAGCGCTGGTATCGTCGCAGAACAACCACATGGCGGTAATTGCCAAGGCCGATGCCATCAAAAAGGACATCGAGAAGAACAAGGCCCGCAAGATTGAAATTCAGCAGCAGCTGGCCCAGAACGCCGCTGAACTGCAGCAGTACAACAACCAGGTGGACATGAACCTGAAGGAGCAGGAAGCTGCCCGCGCCGACATTGTGAACATGCGCGTAGCCCTGGAAGCCGTAAAGGAGCGCATGAACAAAATTGAGTAG
- a CDS encoding inorganic diphosphatase, with amino-acid sequence MRWRWILLFAGVGAGSLAGCRTDYADLPTFSAERKLLQVVVEMPAGTNQELRYNASAQEFQPVQQAGVGQMIEFLPVPGNLGFIPGTQVTGSSGLSAKTGAVPALVLAESQPAGTVLEVVPLALLVLDIDGNLAPVVLAAPARPAQRILPDATDWATLNRRYPGVRQSLSLWFQHRGRPGATRIAGWQDEKSAEKYIRRWLR; translated from the coding sequence ATGCGTTGGCGCTGGATTCTGTTGTTTGCGGGGGTAGGCGCTGGCTCACTGGCCGGCTGCCGTACCGATTACGCCGATCTGCCTACCTTCTCGGCGGAGCGCAAGCTGCTGCAAGTGGTAGTAGAAATGCCGGCCGGTACCAACCAGGAGCTGCGCTACAACGCCAGTGCCCAGGAGTTTCAGCCGGTGCAGCAGGCGGGCGTCGGGCAGATGATTGAATTTCTTCCGGTACCCGGCAACCTGGGGTTTATTCCGGGCACGCAGGTAACCGGCTCTTCCGGACTTTCGGCTAAAACCGGCGCCGTACCGGCGCTGGTTTTAGCCGAAAGTCAACCGGCCGGCACCGTTCTGGAAGTAGTGCCGTTGGCCTTGCTGGTGCTGGACATTGATGGCAACCTGGCGCCCGTGGTATTAGCGGCGCCGGCCCGGCCGGCCCAGCGTATTCTGCCCGATGCCACCGATTGGGCCACGCTTAACCGCCGCTACCCCGGCGTACGGCAATCTTTGAGTCTATGGTTTCAGCACCGGGGCCGCCCCGGCGCAACCCGCATTGCAGGTTGGCAGGACGAAAAATCGGCCGAGAAGTATATCCGGCGGTGGCTGCGGTAA
- a CDS encoding M1 family metallopeptidase: MKKTLSLYGLLLISYTTSAQAPATGWQQQVNYSIDVTLNDQQHTLSGREELTYTNSSPDTLPYLWFHLWPNAYRDNATAFARQQLRNGNRKFQFAPQQERGFIDGLDFQVNGQPARLEPDANNPDMARLVLPQPLAPGASITITTPFRVKLPDSFSRFGHVGQSYQVTQWYPKPAVYDQKGWHPMPYLDQGEFYSEFGSFDVRITLPANYVVGATGVLQNPDEQQRLDQLAAATAVKKTQADFGDNLKFPASAAETKTLRYVQDRVHDFAWFADKRFNVLKSSVTLPSGKPVTSWVMFTNKDAEKWIKGLQDVNKALTYYSQWVGEYPYASATAVDGALSAGSGMEYPMVTVTQPSAIVHEVGHNWFYGILGSNERDFPWLDEGVNSYIENRVAELADPAASQLDFFTKRPELATKLGWDSLPAAALNQIPYQLVASRGLDQPAGIASADYGRLNYGLMVYGKTASLLKYLAGYLGQEKFDAAMHAYYQRWQFRHPYPADMQAVFEEVSGQKLGWFFKEMLTTQNHYEAAVSDILVQADVVKVLVRNDSPAPFTVPVATLDARGNVLETQWTPVFGGTANDEQDEAQLNFRRSGVARVVIDPGYLTPQLNRRDDQIKLNGSWRTWDPLQLKPLLSPERWDRHFINWVPVAGANTSDKFMLGAAFYNNILAPKRLNFLAMPMYSFNRNELNGVGALSLNVLPRTFARQLLTTVQIQRFERYRKIEPSVTLWLPHSAFRGAQQLVRFANTTIRNQDLGQTSSFQTLEYRVREGNALQNWSAHVELNYLTPNADVDNPNQEAALLRATGTYSRYYSAEKQIRARLFGGTFLKSSSENPFFIGLSGSPDYRRQTAFLDRQQISATFTAQLHQTDDRDGAFKAYLPVGSQRWLSTLNLEADLPVTSLAVFADFGAVSKTRQTNTAGQSPRSLYYDAGLVVPVIRYLLPTGQNILRVYLPVAGSQYANGLPSSRKDFTDRIRFVLHLEELNPFRILNEQLAQ; the protein is encoded by the coding sequence ATGAAAAAGACTCTGAGCCTGTATGGCTTGCTGCTCATATCTTATACCACTAGTGCGCAAGCGCCGGCCACGGGCTGGCAGCAACAGGTAAATTATTCTATTGATGTGACGCTGAACGACCAGCAGCACACGCTCAGCGGCCGGGAAGAGCTTACTTATACCAACAGCTCCCCCGATACTCTGCCCTACCTCTGGTTTCACCTGTGGCCCAACGCGTACCGCGACAACGCAACGGCCTTTGCCCGGCAGCAGCTCCGCAACGGTAACCGGAAGTTTCAGTTCGCCCCTCAGCAGGAGCGTGGCTTTATAGACGGACTGGATTTTCAGGTAAATGGCCAGCCGGCTCGCCTGGAGCCCGACGCGAACAACCCCGACATGGCCCGCCTGGTGCTACCCCAGCCGCTGGCACCCGGGGCCAGCATTACGATTACAACTCCCTTCCGGGTTAAGCTGCCTGATTCCTTCTCGCGCTTCGGGCACGTTGGCCAAAGCTACCAGGTTACGCAGTGGTACCCCAAGCCCGCCGTGTACGACCAGAAGGGCTGGCACCCCATGCCTTACCTGGATCAGGGGGAATTTTACTCGGAGTTTGGCTCCTTCGATGTCCGTATTACCCTGCCGGCCAACTATGTGGTAGGCGCCACGGGTGTGCTCCAGAACCCCGATGAGCAACAACGCCTCGACCAGCTTGCCGCGGCTACGGCCGTCAAAAAGACGCAAGCCGATTTCGGCGACAACCTCAAGTTCCCGGCTTCGGCCGCTGAAACCAAAACCCTGCGTTACGTGCAGGACCGGGTGCATGACTTTGCCTGGTTTGCCGACAAGCGTTTTAACGTGCTGAAAAGCAGCGTTACGCTACCCTCCGGCAAGCCAGTAACCTCCTGGGTGATGTTCACCAACAAGGATGCTGAAAAGTGGATAAAAGGTCTTCAGGACGTCAATAAGGCGCTTACTTACTACTCGCAATGGGTAGGCGAGTACCCGTACGCCTCCGCAACGGCCGTGGACGGGGCGCTGAGCGCCGGCTCGGGCATGGAGTACCCGATGGTAACCGTTACCCAGCCGTCCGCCATTGTGCACGAGGTAGGCCACAACTGGTTTTATGGCATTCTGGGCTCTAATGAACGAGATTTTCCGTGGCTGGATGAGGGAGTAAACTCTTACATCGAAAATCGGGTGGCCGAGCTGGCTGACCCCGCTGCTAGTCAGCTCGACTTCTTTACCAAGCGGCCCGAGCTGGCGACAAAACTAGGCTGGGATTCGCTGCCCGCGGCAGCCCTGAACCAGATTCCGTACCAGCTGGTAGCCTCGCGTGGCCTCGACCAGCCGGCAGGCATAGCTTCCGCCGACTATGGCCGGCTCAACTACGGCCTCATGGTGTATGGCAAAACGGCCTCTCTGCTGAAATATCTGGCGGGCTACCTGGGCCAGGAGAAGTTTGACGCGGCCATGCACGCGTACTATCAGCGCTGGCAGTTCCGGCATCCCTATCCGGCCGATATGCAGGCTGTGTTTGAGGAAGTCAGCGGGCAGAAGCTCGGCTGGTTCTTTAAGGAGATGCTCACCACCCAAAACCACTACGAAGCGGCCGTATCCGATATTCTGGTGCAGGCCGACGTGGTGAAAGTGCTGGTTCGCAATGATTCACCCGCCCCGTTTACCGTACCCGTTGCTACCCTCGATGCGCGGGGCAACGTGCTGGAGACTCAGTGGACGCCTGTGTTCGGCGGTACCGCCAACGACGAGCAGGATGAAGCCCAGCTTAATTTCCGGCGCTCCGGAGTTGCCCGCGTGGTCATTGACCCCGGGTACCTTACTCCTCAACTCAACCGCCGCGACGACCAGATAAAACTCAATGGCTCGTGGCGTACATGGGACCCACTGCAGCTAAAGCCCCTGCTCAGCCCGGAGCGGTGGGACCGGCACTTCATCAACTGGGTACCGGTAGCTGGCGCCAACACCTCCGATAAATTCATGCTCGGAGCAGCGTTCTACAACAATATACTGGCTCCCAAGCGGCTCAACTTCCTGGCCATGCCCATGTACAGCTTCAACCGCAACGAGCTGAATGGCGTTGGTGCCCTGAGTCTGAACGTCCTACCCCGCACCTTCGCCCGTCAGTTGCTGACGACGGTCCAGATTCAGCGGTTTGAGCGTTACCGGAAGATAGAGCCTAGTGTAACCTTGTGGCTACCCCATTCGGCTTTCCGAGGGGCACAGCAGCTGGTTCGTTTCGCCAACACTACCATCCGCAACCAAGATCTGGGGCAAACCAGTAGCTTCCAGACGCTGGAATACCGAGTGCGGGAAGGTAACGCCCTGCAGAACTGGTCGGCGCACGTGGAGTTGAACTACCTCACACCTAATGCGGACGTTGACAACCCTAACCAGGAAGCGGCTCTGCTCCGGGCGACGGGAACCTACAGCCGCTACTACAGCGCCGAAAAGCAAATCCGGGCTCGTTTGTTCGGGGGAACTTTCCTGAAATCCTCCTCCGAAAATCCGTTTTTCATTGGGTTGAGTGGTAGCCCGGATTACCGCCGTCAGACGGCCTTCCTCGACCGGCAACAAATTTCGGCCACTTTCACGGCGCAGCTGCACCAAACCGATGACCGGGACGGGGCCTTCAAGGCCTACCTGCCCGTAGGCAGCCAACGCTGGTTGAGTACCCTGAATCTGGAGGCCGATTTGCCGGTGACTTCCCTGGCCGTGTTTGCCGATTTCGGGGCTGTCAGCAAAACCCGACAGACCAACACAGCAGGACAAAGCCCCCGGAGCCTGTACTACGATGCGGGCCTGGTAGTGCCGGTTATTAGGTATCTGTTGCCAACGGGCCAGAACATTCTGCGGGTGTACTTGCCGGTGGCCGGCTCGCAGTACGCCAATGGCTTGCCCAGCAGCCGCAAAGATTTCACCGACCGGATTCGGTTTGTATTGCACCTGGAGGAGCTAAACCCTTTCCGGATTTTGAACGAGCAACTGGCTCAGTAA
- the rplS gene encoding 50S ribosomal protein L19: MSVLLDFIQQESQERRASFPNFAAGDTINVHVKIREGNKERVQQFQGVVIQRKNTNSNGETFTVRKISNQIGTERIFPLLSPNIEKIELVRRGKVRRARLFYLRGLSGKAARIKEKRNTNVAAKATA, translated from the coding sequence ATGAGCGTACTACTCGATTTTATCCAGCAGGAATCCCAGGAGCGCCGCGCCAGCTTCCCCAACTTTGCCGCCGGTGACACCATCAATGTCCACGTGAAAATTCGTGAGGGCAACAAGGAGCGCGTGCAGCAGTTCCAGGGTGTAGTTATCCAGCGCAAGAACACCAACTCGAACGGCGAAACCTTCACGGTTCGTAAGATTTCAAACCAAATCGGCACCGAGCGTATCTTCCCGCTGCTGTCGCCCAACATCGAGAAAATCGAGCTGGTGCGTCGCGGTAAGGTTCGTCGTGCTCGCCTGTTCTATCTGCGTGGTCTGTCGGGCAAAGCGGCTCGCATCAAAGAAAAGCGCAACACCAACGTGGCAGCCAAAGCTACGGCTTAA
- the trmD gene encoding tRNA (guanosine(37)-N1)-methyltransferase TrmD: MRIDIVTCQPDLLVSPFAHSIVKRAQDKGLAEIYLHDLRRYAINKHGQIDDYVFGGGAGMVLRVEPIAACFDELLAQRSYAAVIYMTPDGETLRQPLVNRLSLEGNLLILCGHYKGVDERIRQAYITHEISVGDYVLSGGELGAAILVDAVVRLLPGVLGNEESALSDSFQDNLLAPPVYTRPAEWRGLPVPEILLSGNTPKIDLWRHEQALARTEQRRPDLLQE; this comes from the coding sequence ATGCGGATTGACATCGTCACGTGCCAGCCGGATTTGCTGGTCAGCCCTTTTGCGCATTCTATCGTGAAGCGCGCCCAAGACAAAGGACTGGCCGAAATCTATCTGCACGACCTGCGCCGCTACGCCATTAACAAACACGGTCAGATTGATGACTACGTGTTTGGAGGTGGGGCCGGTATGGTACTGCGCGTCGAGCCGATTGCGGCTTGCTTCGATGAGCTACTGGCGCAACGCTCCTATGCGGCGGTCATCTACATGACCCCGGACGGTGAAACCCTGCGTCAGCCCCTGGTAAACCGGCTTTCCCTGGAGGGTAACCTGCTTATTCTTTGCGGGCATTACAAGGGCGTAGATGAGCGTATTCGCCAGGCATACATCACCCACGAAATCAGCGTCGGCGACTATGTTCTGAGCGGCGGAGAGCTAGGGGCGGCTATTCTGGTAGATGCAGTGGTACGGTTGCTACCAGGCGTACTGGGCAATGAGGAGTCGGCGCTAAGCGACTCTTTCCAGGACAACCTGTTGGCACCGCCTGTTTACACCCGCCCCGCTGAATGGCGTGGCTTGCCGGTACCGGAAATTCTGCTTTCGGGCAACACCCCGAAAATAGACCTCTGGCGCCACGAGCAGGCCCTGGCCCGCACGGAACAGCGCCGGCCAGATTTATTACAAGAGTGA
- the rimM gene encoding ribosome maturation factor RimM (Essential for efficient processing of 16S rRNA), producing the protein MTLDDCYELGLVVKPHGLKGFVVAAFDVDNLDDYRKLKSVWVELPTTPGKLTEYTVEKFQPQSGERALVKFKGLDRIEEAEPLRNAKLWRPLTELPALPDDQFYFHDVIGYLVVDEQLGELGTVETFYELPQQDVLAMRYKGQEILIPVVDELILHADQPARKLHVNLPEGLLDVYLSPASRERDEPDEFIEP; encoded by the coding sequence ATGACTCTTGACGACTGCTACGAGCTGGGTTTGGTAGTGAAGCCCCATGGCCTAAAAGGCTTTGTGGTTGCTGCCTTCGACGTGGATAACCTCGACGATTACCGCAAGCTGAAATCGGTGTGGGTGGAGTTGCCCACCACGCCCGGTAAGCTCACGGAATACACCGTTGAGAAATTCCAGCCCCAGAGCGGCGAGCGGGCCCTCGTGAAGTTCAAGGGCCTCGACCGCATTGAAGAGGCCGAACCCCTGCGTAACGCCAAGCTCTGGCGTCCGCTAACCGAGCTGCCCGCTCTGCCCGACGACCAGTTCTACTTCCACGACGTTATTGGTTACCTGGTAGTAGATGAGCAGTTAGGCGAACTGGGAACCGTAGAGACCTTCTATGAGCTGCCCCAGCAGGATGTACTGGCCATGCGCTACAAGGGACAGGAAATCCTGATTCCGGTGGTGGATGAGCTGATTCTGCACGCTGACCAGCCAGCGCGGAAGCTGCACGTGAATCTGCCGGAAGGCCTGCTTGACGTGTACCTAAGCCCGGCCTCGCGTGAGCGGGACGAGCCGGACGAATTCATAGAGCCTTAG
- a CDS encoding 30S ribosomal protein S16, whose product MAVKIRLARRGRKKAAQFDIVVADSRSPRDGRFIEKIGTYNPQTNPATINFDGDKAFDWIMKGAQPTDTVRAMLSYRGVLYRKHLQLGVIKGAISQETADERYTAWKEQKDAKIEGKRTNLGNAKEEARQQRLAAETKVKEARAEAQRAKQAALEAANAPAAEGETTDAEASAETTEEAGA is encoded by the coding sequence ATGGCAGTTAAAATCCGCCTCGCCCGTCGCGGCCGCAAGAAGGCCGCTCAGTTCGACATCGTTGTTGCCGACTCCCGCTCGCCCCGCGACGGCCGCTTCATCGAGAAAATCGGTACCTACAACCCCCAGACCAACCCCGCTACCATCAACTTCGATGGTGACAAGGCGTTCGACTGGATCATGAAAGGTGCCCAGCCCACGGATACCGTGCGTGCTATGCTCTCTTACCGTGGTGTGCTCTACCGCAAGCACCTGCAGCTGGGCGTAATCAAAGGCGCCATCTCGCAGGAAACTGCTGATGAGCGTTACACCGCCTGGAAAGAGCAGAAAGACGCTAAAATCGAAGGCAAGCGCACCAACCTGGGCAACGCCAAGGAAGAAGCTCGTCAGCAGCGTCTGGCCGCCGAAACCAAAGTAAAAGAAGCCCGCGCCGAAGCACAGCGTGCCAAGCAAGCCGCTCTGGAGGCTGCTAACGCTCCTGCCGCCGAAGGCGAAACGACCGACGCGGAAGCTTCGGCCGAAACCACTGAGGAAGCCGGCGCCTAA
- a CDS encoding acyl-CoA desaturase has translation MAILFFFVAHYYLSLFTQTFYLHRYAAHKMFTMNKFWERFFFLFTYICQGSSFLSPRAYALLHRMHHAYSDTELDPHSPLYSSNAFTMMWKTKNIYNDVLNNRYELAERFEGDYPEWRAVENLGDKWYSRIGWGALYVLFYVQFATAWWQFLLLPIHFLMGPIHGAIVNWGGHKYGYQNFDNHDHSKNTLPFDFLAFGELFQNNHHKLPMRVNFGVKKWELDPTYMFIWSLDKIGVVKVKRKWQQPVNMAA, from the coding sequence GTTCTATCTGCACCGGTACGCGGCCCACAAAATGTTCACTATGAACAAATTCTGGGAGCGATTCTTCTTCCTGTTCACGTACATCTGCCAGGGCTCCTCGTTTCTTTCGCCCCGGGCCTACGCGTTGCTGCACCGCATGCACCACGCCTACTCCGATACCGAGCTGGACCCCCACTCCCCATTGTACTCTTCTAATGCTTTCACGATGATGTGGAAGACCAAGAACATCTACAATGACGTGCTGAACAACCGCTACGAACTGGCGGAACGTTTCGAGGGTGACTACCCCGAGTGGCGTGCCGTAGAGAACCTGGGCGACAAATGGTATTCCCGTATTGGCTGGGGTGCACTGTATGTGCTGTTTTATGTGCAGTTCGCTACTGCTTGGTGGCAGTTTCTGCTGCTGCCCATTCACTTCCTAATGGGTCCTATCCACGGGGCCATCGTGAACTGGGGCGGCCACAAATACGGCTACCAGAACTTCGATAACCACGACCACTCCAAGAACACGCTTCCCTTCGACTTCCTGGCCTTCGGGGAGCTGTTTCAGAACAACCACCACAAGCTGCCCATGCGCGTTAACTTCGGCGTGAAGAAGTGGGAGCTTGACCCCACCTATATGTTTATCTGGAGTTTGGATAAGATAGGGGTAGTGAAGGTCAAGCGCAAGTGGCAGCAACCCGTAAACATGGCTGCGTAA